The DNA region GCCCGTTGCCATCGCTTCGAACAAACGCCTCACCCGCTTCAATTGCCCGTACCCGGGCCAGCGGCAGCGAATGGTAAGTGCCGCCCAGGTGGCAAACTGTGTGTAGGTTGTCGCGTCGTATAGGGTGGCGCTCTTACGGTCTGGAACGCGTGCGCTATCGGTCCGGAGTGAGGCATGCGAAGCACTACGGCCTACACACAGTTTGCCACCTGGGCGGCGGCGGACTGTCTGGCGCGGCATGCTCAAACACGGATGTGTGAAGCGGGTGAGGCGCTCGTTCAGAGCGTTGGCAACGAACGTGGGTCATGTGATTGCCGTGTGAAGCGTAAGAACCTTTGGGGGCCCTCAGGCAAGTATTAGCGCTGGCGGTGTGAGCCGCTTTCTTTTGCCTACTTTTCTTTGCGGCGGCAAAGAAAAGTAGGTGCCGCCCCGCACAGGGGCGACGCGTGAAGCACGCTAACGTAACGCGGATGCCAGCGCAAAACCAAATCCCGCATGCCAGCGCAAAACCAAATCCCGGATGCCAGAAAAAACTACCAAACCACCGACTCAGCAACGCGCAATCCACCCCCCCAATCAAAAGCTAGACACCGCCCTCCCCGCCCGGTGTCCAGACACCCGTCGCCGCCGTCGCACGCACATAATCTCCGAACTCACGCGGACGCCGCCCGATCGCACGAACCACCCCGTCCTGCACGGAAGCGTTGCGCCCGTCGAGCACCTCGGCGAACAGATAGCGAATCAGCCCGATCATGTCAGGCGGCAGTTGCGCCGCTTCCATCGCGGCAACGTATTCGCGCATCGTCACGCGCGTGAAGCGGATCGGCCGTCCAGTAGCGCTGGCGATCTCCGCGACAGCCTCGCCGAAGGTCCACAGCCGCGAGCCCGTCAACTCGTAAAGCTGGCCCGCGTGGCCATCCTCCGTAAGCGCGGCGACGGCCACATCGGCGATATCGTCGGCATCCACAAACGGTTCGCCGATATCGCCAACCGGCAGCGCCAACTCGCCCGCGAGTATCGGCTCCAGAAAATGCGCCTCGCTGAAGTTCTGCGCGAACCAGCTCGCGCGCAGCAACGTCCATTCGACACCCGACTCGCGCACGATATCTTCGCAACGTCGCGCTTCCGTCTCGCCGCGCCCCGACAGCAGCACGAGGCGGCGCACGCCGCTTTGCACGGCGAGACGGGTGAACGCCTGGATTTCGTCAGCGGCGCCGTCGACGGCGAGATCCGGGAAGTAACTGATATACACGGCCTTCACGCCTTCCAGCAACGGTCCCCAGGTCGCCCGATCCATCCAGTCGAAAGGCGGCGTGCCGGAACGCGAGCCGTGCCGTACGGCGGCGCCGCGCGCCATGAGCCGCTCCGCCACGCGGCGGCCTGTCTTGCCCGTGCTGCCGAGCACGAGAATGGCGTCTGCTTTCATGGATCATCTCCGTCTGAAGGCCGCGACGTGTGGCGACCGTGAATCCAGAATAGCGACGCGTCTCTGGACGGACAATGATCCGATATCCGCCTTTCTTGATCGTTCGTCCAGACGTTTGGACGACCGTCTTCCGCCGTCTAGACTGTCTCCATGAGCGAACTGCCACCATCCGGTGATCCCCTTGGCGAAGCGCTGCACTTCCTGCGCATGAGCGGCACCTTCTATTGCCGCTCGGAATTCACGGCGCCCTGGGCGCTCGAATTGCCGCCGTTCGAGCGCTCGATGATGTTCCATGTGGTGACGTCGGGCGAATGTCTGCTCGAAGTGGATGGCGCCGAGCGCTGCGTGCTACGCCCCGGCGATCTCGCGCTCGTGCCGCACGGCGCGGGGCACCGGCTG from Paraburkholderia caribensis includes:
- a CDS encoding NAD(P)H-binding protein — its product is MKADAILVLGSTGKTGRRVAERLMARGAAVRHGSRSGTPPFDWMDRATWGPLLEGVKAVYISYFPDLAVDGAADEIQAFTRLAVQSGVRRLVLLSGRGETEARRCEDIVRESGVEWTLLRASWFAQNFSEAHFLEPILAGELALPVGDIGEPFVDADDIADVAVAALTEDGHAGQLYELTGSRLWTFGEAVAEIASATGRPIRFTRVTMREYVAAMEAAQLPPDMIGLIRYLFAEVLDGRNASVQDGVVRAIGRRPREFGDYVRATAATGVWTPGGEGGV